A stretch of the Acanthochromis polyacanthus isolate Apoly-LR-REF ecotype Palm Island chromosome 22, KAUST_Apoly_ChrSc, whole genome shotgun sequence genome encodes the following:
- the LOC110957784 gene encoding cytochrome b-245 heavy chain, which produces MGNFIANEGLSIFVILVWLGINAYLFVEFYMRFLVQKWFYTRVLLGHALPWARAPAACLNFNCMLILLPVCRNLLSFLRGSIQCCSRTAARQLDRNITFHKLVAYMIAFHTAVHIVAHLFNFEYFMDAQLNRNSSLLTFVLSEIGNGDNASFLNPIRSNETNPTIVMFTTIAGLTGVAITLALILIITSSMEVIRRSYFEVFWYTHHLFVIFFIGLVFHGFGRIVRGQTNKDLLVHNSTLCADRFEEWGQPGSNCTVPVFAGNPPMTWKWVVAPMFLYLCERLVRLYRSHQKVVITKVVMHPSKTLELQMKRKGFHMEVGQYVFIQCPSVSRLEWHPFTLTSAPEEDYFSAHIRIVGDWTQALYEACGGDSNEPQEAWKMPKVAIDGPFGTASEDVFRYEVVMLVGAGIGVTPFASILKSVWYKRIQNNQEVFTKKIYFYWLCPETQAFEWFADLLQSLEGQMAERDVTDFLSYNIYLTRWKEAEAAHFRVHHEAENDPITGLKQKTLYGKPNWDNEFTNIASKHPGTKVGVFLCGPPQLGKSLEKQCMSHSEDDVKFIFNKENF; this is translated from the exons ATGGGGAACTTCATCGCCAACGAGGGACTCTCCATCTTTGTAATT CTGGTGTGGCTGGGGATCAACGCCTACCTGTTTGTTGAGTTCTACATGAGGTTCCTGGTCCAGAAGTGGTTCTACACCAGAGTCCTGCTGGGG CATGCCCTGCCCTGGGCCAGAGCTCCTGCTGCCTGCCTCAACTTCAACTGTATGCTCATTCTGCTGCCGGTCTGCCGAaacctcctctccttcctccgaGGATCCATCCAG tGCTGCAGCCGAACAGCAGCTCGTCAACTCGACCGAAACATCACTTTTCACAAACTGGTGGCTTACATGATCGCCTTCCATACAG CCGTGCACATTGTTGCACATTTGTTCAACTTTGAGTATTTCATGGACGCGCAGCTGAATCGCAACAGCAGCCTCCTGACCTTCGTTCTGTCTGAAATCGGGAACGGAGACAATGCCTCCTTTCTcaaccccatcaggagcaacgAGACG AACCCTACCATCGTCATGTTCACCACCATCGCCGGGCTGACGGGCGTCGCCATCACGCTCGccctcatcctcatcatcacctCGTCCATGGAGGTCATCCGCAGGTCCTACTTCGAGGTGTTCTGGTACACGCATCACCTCTTCGTCATCTTCTTCATCGGCCTGGTGTTCCACGGCTTTGG GCGCATTGTTCGAGGACAGACGAACAAAGATCTGCTCGTGCACAACTCCACCCTGTGCGCCGATCGCTTTGAAGAGTGGGGACAACCCGGGTCCAACTGCACGGTGCCGGTGTTTGCTGGAAACCCACCGATG ACGTGGAAGTGGGTGGTCGCCCCCATGTTCCTCTACCTGTGTGAGAGACTCGTTCGCCTCTACCGATCCCATCAGAAGGTGGTCATCACCAAG GTGGTGATGCATCCGTCCAAGACTCTGGAGCTGCAGATGAAGAGGAAGGGCTTCCACATGGAGGTGGGTCAGTACGTCTTCATCCAGTGTCCGTCCGTCTCCAGGCTGGAGTGGCATCCCTTCACCCTGACCTCGGCCCCGGAGGAGGACTACTTCAGCGCCCACATCCGCATCGTCGGGGACTGGACTCAGGCGCTGTACGAGGCCTGTGGAGGAGACAGCAACGAGCCTCAGGAGGCCTGGAAAATGCCCAA GGTGGCCATCGACGGCCCGTTTGGAACCGCCAGCGAGGACGTGTTCCGCTACGAGGTGGTGATGCTGGTGGGAGCGGGGATCGGAGTGACGCCCTTCGCCTCCATCCTCAAGTCTGTGTGGTACAAACGCATCCAGAACAACCAGGAGGTTTTCACCAAGAAG ATCTACTTCTACTGGCTGTGTCCGGAGACGCAGGCCTTCGAGTGGTTCGCTGACCTGCTGCAGTCTCTGGAGGGTCAGATGGCCGAGAGGGACGTGACCGACTTCCTGAGCTACAACATCTACCTGACCCGCTGGAAGGAGGCCGAG GCGGCTCATTTCCGAGTCCACCACGAGGCGGAGAACGATCCCATCACCGGCCTCAAACAGAAGACTCTTTACGGGAAACCCAACTGGGACAACGAATTCACCAACATCGCATCAAAGCACCCGGg AACCAAAGTTGGCGTCTTCCTGTGCGGTCCGCCTCAGCTGGGAAAATCTCTGGAGAAACAGTGTATGTCGCATTCGGAGGACGACGTCAAGTTCATCTTCAACAAGGAGAACTTCTAG